From a single Micromonospora sp. WMMD1102 genomic region:
- a CDS encoding family 43 glycosylhydrolase, with product MRTKSGNWRTGQRHLVVRHEQLGDRAGHQPTLDPASPAYGWIDHGMVMRSRDTDSFHAIDPDVIVDADGQPWLAFGSFWNGLRIRRLDRGTGLPADGTLHQIASRGGASIENPSIVHRGGYYYLFASLDYCCRGVDAEYRTVVGRSASRQRLVPPGQPGQRRHGGGTGLRVRGCRRPDHRAADEYLPAVAAGVPRRRVRQPAEPVEQQGRRDRRLRERRRRRVALWGWLANDCQRFRLLPAVDGVPPQAVDGVPPQAVDGVPPQAVDGSSRVSVPAGIEAAGGWSRIENRLAGRVLEAAGCGGTGAPVQAYTWLDNACQRFRLESVGDVLIADATGQRVWGVPGCARWARDRRRGRAVRSSRTGPGPETASSGDSSRSGTGTSGSSTWARTGR from the coding sequence ATCCGGACGAAAAGCGGTAACTGGCGGACCGGCCAGCGCCACCTCGTCGTTCGGCACGAACAACTCGGTGATCGGGCTGGCCACCAGCCGACGCTCGACCCGGCCAGCCCGGCGTACGGCTGGATCGACCACGGCATGGTGATGCGCTCGCGCGACACCGACAGCTTCCACGCCATCGACCCCGACGTAATCGTCGACGCCGACGGGCAGCCCTGGCTCGCCTTCGGTTCGTTCTGGAACGGTCTGCGGATCCGACGGCTGGACCGGGGCACCGGCCTACCGGCGGACGGGACGCTGCACCAGATCGCCTCACGCGGCGGCGCCTCGATCGAGAATCCGTCGATCGTCCACCGGGGCGGGTACTACTACCTCTTCGCCAGCCTCGACTACTGCTGCCGGGGCGTCGACGCCGAATACCGGACCGTGGTCGGCCGCTCGGCCAGCCGGCAGCGCCTGGTTCCGCCTGGTCAACCAGGCCAGCGGCGGCACGGTGGGGGTACCGGACTGCGGGTACGAGGGTGCCGACGTCCGGATCACCGAGCCGCCGACGAGTACCTGCCAGCAGTGGCGGCCGGAGTACCACGGCGACGGGTACGTCAGCCTGCTGAACCGGTCGAGCAACAAGGTCGCCGAGATCGCCGGCTGCGTGAACGCCGACGGCGCCGGGTGGCCCTCTGGGGTTGGCTGGCCAACGACTGCCAGCGGTTCCGGCTGCTGCCGGCCGTGGACGGCGTGCCACCGCAGGCCGTGGACGGCGTGCCACCGCAGGCCGTGGACGGCGTGCCACCGCAGGCCGTGGACGGCTCGTCCAGGGTGAGCGTGCCGGCCGGCATCGAGGCAGCGGGCGGCTGGTCGCGGATCGAGAACCGGCTGGCCGGGCGGGTGCTGGAGGCGGCCGGCTGCGGCGGGACAGGCGCGCCGGTGCAGGCGTACACCTGGTTGGACAATGCTTGCCAGCGGTTCCGCCTCGAATCGGTCGGCGACGTGCTGATCGCGGACGCGACGGGGCAGCGGGTCTGGGGCGTACCCGGATGTGCCCGGTGGGCACGCGACCGGCGACGGGGTCGGGCGGTCCGGTCGTCGCGGACCGGCCCCGGGCCGGAGACTGCCAGCTCTGGCGATTCGTCCAGATCCGGGACGGGTACTTCCGGATCGTCAACCTGGGCGCGGACCGGCCGTTGA
- a CDS encoding PadR family transcriptional regulator — translation MTNRRAPLSAPSYFVLAALLDGPLHGYVIIKRVDALSDATVRLAAGTLYAMLDRLTNAALIEVVDEEVVNGRSRRYYGLTPQGHDAVRAEAERLAAAAKMVTHPAVRRRVFAAGAVSFA, via the coding sequence ATGACCAATCGGCGGGCGCCGTTGAGCGCCCCGAGTTACTTCGTCCTGGCCGCGCTTCTGGACGGTCCACTGCATGGCTACGTGATCATCAAGCGTGTCGACGCACTGTCCGACGCCACGGTTCGGCTTGCCGCCGGCACCCTGTATGCGATGCTTGACCGGCTTACCAATGCCGCGCTCATCGAGGTCGTCGACGAGGAGGTCGTCAACGGGCGCTCGCGGCGCTATTACGGGCTGACGCCGCAGGGGCACGATGCGGTACGGGCCGAGGCGGAGCGGCTTGCGGCCGCCGCGAAGATGGTGACCCACCCGGCGGTTCGGCGTCGCGTGTTCGCCGCCGGTGCGGTGAGTTTCGCGTGA
- a CDS encoding VOC family protein, translating to MLRVKEFDHLVLTVQDVERSLAFYCGTLGLAPVRVDEWRAGKVPFPSARITRETIIDLVRGERGGSNVDHICLVVEPLDWTDVIESGVFTVLEGPVDRFGARGDAVSIYVADPDGNTVELRWYPQDRAE from the coding sequence ATGCTCCGGGTGAAGGAGTTCGACCATCTCGTACTCACCGTGCAGGACGTGGAACGCTCGCTCGCGTTCTACTGCGGCACCCTCGGCCTGGCGCCGGTCCGGGTCGACGAGTGGCGGGCCGGCAAGGTCCCGTTCCCGTCGGCGCGGATCACCCGGGAAACCATCATCGACCTGGTACGCGGCGAGCGGGGCGGCTCGAACGTGGACCACATCTGCCTCGTCGTGGAGCCACTCGACTGGACCGACGTGATCGAGTCGGGGGTCTTCACCGTCCTGGAGGGTCCGGTCGACCGCTTCGGTGCGCGCGGCGACGCGGTCTCGATCTACGTCGCCGACCCGGACGGCAACACTGTCGAGCTGCGCTGGTATCCACAGGACCGCGCGGAATAG